The genome window TGGGGTGCAAAGGGAGCCGGGCCGTGTTGGTGGGCCAGCTTTCGCATAACTGCATCGGCAAAGTCGACCTGGAGTCTAGGGAGCCTCGAGCGAGCCATGGCCGATTCTACCCCTCCCGCCGCCACTCTCCCGACTTACCCCCCGACTTGTGTAGCAAGCGCAGGCTGGCAATTTCAAGGCCCTTGCTGGCCGCCTTGAGCATGTCGTAGACAGTGAGGGCAGCCACCGCGCAGGCCGTCAAAGCCTCCATCTCCACCCCGGTCTCGGCCTTGGTCTTGACAGTGGCGGTAATGTGAACGCGGGCTTCCTCTGGCCGGAACTGCAGTCGCACTTCGGCGCTGGTGATGGGCAATGGATGGCACAGGGGAATCAGATCTCCAGTTTTTTTGGCTGCCATTATCCCGGCCAGCTGGGCTACGCTCAGGGGATCGCCTTTGCCCACCCCACCTTCCTGGAGGGCTTCCACTGCCTCCGGGGTAAGCAACACGGTCGCCTCAGCAGTCGCCGAGCGCAGGGTGGCGGCTTTCTCGCTTACGTCCACCATGCGCGGCTTTCCGTCTTCAAAGTGTGTGAGCTTCCCCATATACCAAGCCTACTTCAAATGTCCTTTCGCTCAAAAATTAGCAG of Meiothermus sp. contains these proteins:
- the moaC gene encoding cyclic pyranopterin monophosphate synthase MoaC, which encodes MGKLTHFEDGKPRMVDVSEKAATLRSATAEATVLLTPEAVEALQEGGVGKGDPLSVAQLAGIMAAKKTGDLIPLCHPLPITSAEVRLQFRPEEARVHITATVKTKAETGVEMEALTACAVAALTVYDMLKAASKGLEIASLRLLHKSGGKSGEWRREG